From the genome of Enoplosus armatus isolate fEnoArm2 chromosome 21, fEnoArm2.hap1, whole genome shotgun sequence, one region includes:
- the cnksr2a gene encoding connector enhancer of kinase suppressor of ras 2 has translation MALVMEPVSKWSTSQVVDWMKGLDDCLQQYVCVFERGGVCGERLLRISHAELEELGVSRIGHQELILEAVDLLCALNSGLETESVRTLAHKLGASAKNLQNFISGRRRSSQSESRSSRRLPNDLLTSVVDLITAAKSLLAWLDRSPFAAVADYSVTRNNVIQLCLELTTIVQQDCTVFETENKILHVCKTLSEVCEHIVCVSSDPLVSQSAHLELVHLTNIKPSEGLGMYIKSTYDGLHVITGTTEGSPADRCKKIHAGDEVIQVNHQTVVGWQLRNLVGSLRADKGVVSLTLKKRPQSTLSSAPALLKNMRWKPLALQPTRSPGSSSATPSGTPTKSSALQDLHIPPPPAEPYTPRDETGALSGDEASRNHGGGGVSVAKRSESPNSFLDQETRRREEEEPVYCTTPTYGRLRPISMPVECNWVGDYEDPAKLHRESRREASLMRYVGLSGVDERLGSDDYSSHTARPGKRSNDTAKRAKRRSHHSQSPSHYVLQTSQRESPPRDPASIYHTYQQSSSLQSKTRKKNKGRSLASLSRRRVSCKALGRGDCEGWLWRKRDAKGYFSQKWKKYWFVLKDNCLYWYINEEDEKAEGFVSLPEFKIDRASECRKKYAFKACHPKVKSFYFAADGVDDMNRWLSRLNMAAVGYAERERIRQDQDYWSESEHEDDTTSSPKQDSPPPPYDTYPRPPSMSAYLEGRTTRLSSTETSRSRSSQEDFLCGEPPAVAAEPQYHPGPLGGGTTHSGRKPGGSSSSDVQYRCDPVEYRSSPAGGSSETGSPGRSSSSQRRSWQDLIETPLTEAGLHYLQTGPLEDAVFAEPGPGGGTMMAGAVYTLPAQRNVPLPMAMQRLIPMATQGGKPRSFTLPRDSNLHTLLTTPAKEERQTHNGGSEGASLGDLFRACEQGGVCPLGRGSEAKGQSEFRQSFLRRAADPQLNERLHRLRIMTSTLKDREGELALIDRLLANPQLSSAEFQEWKRAYQELFSQEPDSTAESDPGPPLTPSLSHTHSYIETHV, from the exons gtctGGACGACTGCTTGcaacaatatgtgtgtgtattcgagcgcggaggtgtgtgtggggagagGCTGCTGAGGATTAGCCACGccgagctggaggagctgggagTTTCTCGCATCGGACACCAGGAGCTCATTCTGGAGGCTGTTGACTTGCTCTGTGCTctg aactCAGGTCTGGAGACGGAGAGCGTCAGGACTCTGGCTCACAAACTCGGCGCCTCGGCCAAAAACCTGCAGAACTTCATTTCCGGCCGCCGccgcagcagccaatcagagagcaggtcCTCGCGGCGGCTCCCCAACGATCTGCTGACCTCCGTGGTCGACCTCATCACCGCCGCCAAGAGCCTGCTGGCCTGGCTGGACAG GTCTCCCTTTGCTGCAGTGGCAGACTACTCAGTAACCCGAAATAATGTCATTCAGCTCTGCCTGGAGCTCACCACCATTGTACAGCAG GACTGTACGGTGTTtgagacagagaacaaaatCCTTCATGTG TGCAAGACTCTGTCGGAGGTGTGTGAGCACATCGTGTGTGTGTCGTCGGACCCGTTGGTTTCTCAGTCAGCCCACCTCGAGCTGGTTCACCTCACCAACATCAAACCCTCCGAAGGCCTG GGAATGTACATCAAGTCAACCTACGACGGCCTCCATGTGATCACAGGAACTACTGAAGGG TCTCCAGCTGACCGCTGTAAGAAGATCCATGCGGGAGATGAAGTCATTCAAGTCAATCACCAGACGGTG GTGGGCTGGCAGTTACGTAACCTGGTCGGCTCGCTGAGGGCCGATAAAGGCGTCGTGTCCCTGACCCTGAAGAAGCGTCCGCAGAGCACGCTCAGCTCCGCCCCTGCACTGCTGAAGAACATGCGTTGGAAACCCCTAGCTCTGCAG CCAACCAGAAGCCCAGGCAGCAGTTCGGCCACACCCTCAGGCACGCCCACCAAGAGCTCCGCCCTCCAGGACCTCCACATCCCCCCTCCACCTGCGGAGCCGTACACACCCAG AGATGAGACAGGAGCCTTGTCAGGGGATGAGGCATCTCGTAACCATGGTGGCGGTGGCGTCAGCGTAGCTAAGCGCTCTGAGTCACCAAACTCCTTCCTGGATCAAGAGACTCGCCGGCGAGAAGAGGAGGAGCCCGTGTACTGCACCACGCCCACATATG GCAGGCTGAGGCCCATCTCCATGCCTGTGGAGTGTAACTGGGTGGGCGACTATGAAGATCCAGCCAAGCTTCACAGAGAGAGCCGCAGAG AGGCGTCACTGATGCGTTACGTGGGGCTGTCCGGCGTGGACGAGAGGCTCGGCTCTGACGACTACTCCTCCCACACGGCTCGTCCGGGCAAACGGTCCAATGACACGGCCAAACGTGCCAAGAGGCGGAGCCACCACAGCCAAAGCCCCTCCCACTACGTCCTCCAGACAAGTCAGAGAGAGTCTCCACCGAGAGACCCCGCCTCCATTTATCAT ACATACCAAcagtcctcctctctgcagtcaaAGACCAGGAAGAAGAATAAAG GACGAAGTTTGGCCTCGCTGAGTCGGAGGCGTGTTTCCTGCAAGGCGCTGGGCAGAGGAGACTGCGAGGGCTGGCTGTGGAGAAAGAGGGATGCAAAGGGTTACTTCTCTCagaagtggaagaagtactgGTTTGTTCTGAAGGACAACTGCCTGTACTGGTACATCAATGAGGAG GATGAAAAGGCGGAGGGTTTTGTCAGTCTTCCAGAGTTTAAGATCGACCGGGCCAGCGAATGTCGCAAGAAGTA TGCTTTCAAAGCGTGTCACCCCAAGGTCAAGAGTTTCTACTTTGCAGCAGATGGAGTGGACGACATGAACAG ATGGCTGAGTCGTCTTAACATGGCCGCTGTGGGCTATGCCGAGCGAGAGAGGATACGCCAGGATCAGG ATTACTGGAGCGAGAGTGAACATGAGGATGACACCACCTCCAGCCCCAAACAGGACAGTCCCCCACCTCCATACGATACCTACCCACGGCCTCCATCG aTGAGTGCCTACTTGGAAGGCCGGACCACTCGACTGTCTTCTACGGAGACGTCACGCTCTCGCTCTTCCCAAGAGGACTTCCTCTGTGGCGAGCCCCCCGCGGTGGCTGCCGAGCCGCAGTACCATCCTGGTCCTCTAGGGGGAGGCACCACACACAGCGGGAGGAAGCcggggggcagcagcagcagtgacgtGCAGTACAGATGTGATCCTGTAGAG TACCGTTCCAGTCCTGCGGGGGGCAGCAGTGAGACGGGGTCTCCGGGCCGCTCTTCCTCATCTCAGAGACGTTCCTGGCAGGACCTGATTGAGACACCACTGACTGAGGCTGGACTGCACTACCTACAAACTGGACCACTGG AGGATGCCGTCTTTGCTGAGCCCGGTCCGGGTGGTGGGACTATGATGGCCGGAGCTGTTTACACTCTTCCTGCACAGAGGAATGTCCCGTTGCCCATGGCGATGCAGAGGCTGATTCCTATGGCAACCCAGGGAGGGAAACCCCGCAGCTTCACGCTGCCACGAGACAGCAACCTACACACACTCCTCACGACCCCCGCGAAAGAAGAACGGCAAACTCACAACG GCGGCAGCGAGGGGGCATCCCTGGGCGACCTGTTTCGAGCGTGCGAGCAAGGCGGCGTGTGTCCTCTAGGCCGCGGGTCGGAGGCCAAAGGCCAATCAGAGTTCAGGCAGTCCTTCCTCCGACGGGCCGCCGACCCTCAGCTCAACGAGCGCCTGCATCGCCTCCGCATCATGACGTCCACGCTGAAG